The Peribacillus simplex genome contains a region encoding:
- the rimM gene encoding ribosome maturation factor RimM (Essential for efficient processing of 16S rRNA) codes for MEKWFNVGKIVNTHGLLGEVRVISSTDFPEKRYKVGNTLYLFRDTEKKPLPLIVRSHRTHKNFNLLTFENYYNVGQVEAFKNGVLKVKEAQLGKLDEGEFYFHEIIGCSVFTDEGMEVGEIIEVLTPGANDVWVIKKAGSKDILIPYIEQIVKEVDISAKKVIITPMEGLLD; via the coding sequence ATGGAAAAATGGTTTAATGTAGGTAAAATTGTCAACACACATGGTCTTTTAGGAGAGGTCCGTGTTATTTCTTCAACAGACTTTCCAGAAAAACGATACAAAGTGGGAAATACTCTGTATTTGTTTAGGGACACGGAGAAAAAACCTTTGCCGCTTATCGTCAGGTCGCATCGCACCCATAAAAATTTTAACCTGTTGACGTTCGAGAACTATTATAACGTCGGACAGGTCGAGGCTTTTAAAAACGGGGTCCTGAAAGTCAAGGAAGCACAGCTTGGTAAATTGGACGAAGGTGAGTTCTACTTCCATGAAATCATCGGCTGTTCGGTATTTACGGATGAAGGCATGGAAGTTGGGGAAATCATTGAGGTTCTTACTCCTGGTGCCAATGATGTTTGGGTCATTAAGAAAGCTGGCAGTAAGGACATCCTGATCCCGTATATTGAACAAATTGTAAAAGAAGTGGATATTTCCGCTAAAAAGGTCATCATTACACCGATGGAAGGACTTTTGGACTGA
- the dprA gene encoding DNA-processing protein DprA, with protein MNKKEKLIHLHHCRGAGWKSIQTIMSIDPSLSSLFTTDYVEWAKMLPIPSNKLNLFFKDLHSLNTIDKLKNYEDSQIHCLTIFDDGYPFLLKQIFDPPWVLYYKGDKKLLTRKNTLGVVGTRKPTSYGLEALKSILLPLVKKKFVIISGVAAGIDAESHKITLSEGGDTIGVLGGGIMQIYPKSNVTLAEEITNNGLLISETPPEMKAEPWMFPLRNRIISGLSQGVFVVEAKERSGSLITAQAALEHGREVFALPGNVTSPESLGTNQLISDGAKLVLSSRQIEEEF; from the coding sequence TTGAATAAAAAAGAAAAGTTAATCCATCTCCATCATTGCCGAGGGGCAGGATGGAAATCAATCCAAACAATCATGTCCATAGACCCATCATTATCTTCCCTGTTCACGACGGATTACGTTGAGTGGGCAAAAATGCTTCCTATCCCTTCAAATAAGCTTAACCTCTTTTTCAAAGATTTACATTCACTCAATACCATCGATAAACTTAAAAATTACGAAGATAGCCAAATCCATTGTTTGACGATCTTCGATGATGGATATCCTTTTTTGCTGAAGCAAATATTCGATCCTCCGTGGGTTCTTTATTATAAAGGTGATAAGAAGCTTTTAACAAGGAAGAATACGCTAGGTGTTGTTGGAACGCGTAAGCCAACCTCGTATGGTCTGGAGGCCTTAAAATCGATTCTATTACCGCTTGTAAAGAAAAAGTTCGTGATCATAAGCGGAGTGGCGGCTGGAATCGATGCAGAGTCACATAAGATCACATTAAGCGAAGGCGGAGATACGATTGGGGTTTTAGGAGGGGGGATCATGCAAATATATCCGAAATCCAATGTTACCCTTGCTGAAGAAATCACCAATAACGGCCTGCTAATATCTGAGACTCCACCGGAAATGAAGGCGGAACCTTGGATGTTTCCGCTTAGGAATCGAATCATCAGTGGATTATCACAGGGAGTATTCGTGGTCGAGGCAAAAGAAAGAAGCGGTTCCCTTATTACGGCACAAGCAGCTTTGGAACACGGCAGGGAGGTATTTGCGCTTCCTGGCAATGTTACGAGCCCTGAATCATTGGGTACCAATCAATTGATTTCCGATGGTGCCAAACTTGTTTTGAGTTCCAGGCAGATCGAGGAAGAGTTTTAA
- the sucD gene encoding succinate--CoA ligase subunit alpha: MSVYINKDTKVIVQGITGATALFHTKQMLEYGTKIVGGVTPGKGGTEAEGVPVFNTVSEAVTETGANASVIYVPAPFAADAILEAVDAELDLVICITEHIPVLDMVKVKRYMEGKKTRLIGPNCPGVITPEECKIGIMPGYIHKKGHVGVVSRSGTLTYEAVHQLSQAGIGQSSAVGIGGDPVNGTDFIDVLKAFNDDPETHAVIMIGEIGGTAEEEAAIWVKENMTKPVVGFIGGRTAPAGKRMGHAGAIISGGKGTADEKIRVMNECGIKVAETPSVMGETLISVLKEKEIYEPCKTH, encoded by the coding sequence ATGAGCGTTTATATTAATAAAGATACGAAAGTGATCGTTCAGGGAATCACTGGTGCAACAGCATTATTTCATACAAAACAAATGTTGGAATACGGCACGAAAATCGTTGGAGGAGTCACTCCGGGTAAAGGTGGGACAGAAGCGGAAGGGGTACCTGTATTCAATACAGTTTCCGAAGCTGTCACTGAAACCGGAGCGAATGCTTCCGTTATCTATGTACCGGCTCCATTTGCTGCCGATGCAATTCTGGAAGCCGTAGACGCAGAACTTGATCTTGTCATTTGTATCACGGAACATATTCCTGTCCTGGATATGGTCAAGGTTAAGCGGTACATGGAGGGCAAAAAAACTCGCTTGATCGGACCGAACTGCCCAGGTGTCATTACTCCTGAAGAGTGTAAGATTGGTATCATGCCAGGGTATATCCACAAAAAAGGCCATGTAGGTGTAGTTTCACGTTCTGGAACTTTAACGTACGAGGCCGTTCACCAATTATCGCAAGCAGGCATCGGGCAATCGTCGGCTGTCGGTATCGGTGGGGATCCAGTTAACGGAACGGATTTCATTGACGTATTGAAGGCATTCAATGATGATCCTGAAACACATGCTGTGATCATGATCGGGGAAATCGGCGGAACGGCAGAAGAAGAAGCAGCAATCTGGGTGAAGGAAAATATGACTAAGCCAGTTGTTGGGTTCATTGGTGGCCGTACGGCTCCTGCCGGTAAACGCATGGGACATGCTGGTGCCATTATCTCAGGAGGAAAAGGGACTGCTGACGAGAAAATCCGCGTCATGAACGAATGTGGAATTAAAGTTGCCGAAACTCCATCCGTAATGGGTGAAACATTGATTTCCGTTTTGAAAGAAAAAGAGATTTACGAACCTTGTAAAACTCATTAA
- a CDS encoding EscU/YscU/HrcU family type III secretion system export apparatus switch protein: MINDHRKEAIALKYDQRTSKAPVILAKGKGKTAENILEKAMKLDIPVQRDESLAALLGQLDINQTIPEELYGAVAEVFAFIYKVDKDMNR, translated from the coding sequence ATGATAAATGATCATCGAAAAGAAGCGATTGCCTTAAAGTATGATCAAAGAACATCCAAAGCGCCCGTCATATTGGCGAAGGGGAAAGGTAAAACGGCTGAAAATATTCTGGAAAAGGCCATGAAACTGGATATACCGGTCCAGAGGGACGAATCGCTTGCTGCACTTTTAGGTCAATTGGATATAAATCAAACGATTCCGGAAGAATTATATGGAGCAGTTGCAGAGGTGTTTGCATTCATTTATAAAGTTGATAAGGACATGAATCGGTAG
- the topA gene encoding type I DNA topoisomerase → MSEYLVIVESPAKAKTIERYLGKKYKVKASMGHVRDLPKSQMGVDVEREYEPKYITIRGKGPVLKELKTAAKKAKKIYLAADPDREGEAIAWHLAHSLDVDVNSDCRVVFNEITKEAIKESFKSPRPINMKLVDAQQARRVLDRLVGYNISPLLWKKVKKGLSAGRVQSVAVRMIIDREKEIKDFIPEEYWTIKADFVKGKEQFEGSFFSLGGEKKELNTEEDVKKVLASLNGGEFTIGAVAKKERRRNPAAPFTTSSLQQEAARKLNFRAKKTMMLAQQLYEGIELGKEGTVGLITYMRTDSTRISDVAKEEVHTFIQNNYGKDYVQAEQRKEKKQTNAQDAHEAVRPTSTLREPGVVKEFLSRDQFRLYKLIWERFVSSQMSSAVMDTMSIDLHNGDVIFRANGSKIKFPGFMKVYVEGSDDSVEEKENALPDVKEGDQFFSKDIEPKQHFTQPPPRYTEARLVKTLEELGIGRPSTYAPTLDTIQKRGYVTLDNKRFIPTELGEIVLELIREFFPDILDAEFTAKMEQEFDSVEEGSIEWIKVIDEFYKEFAVHLAKAEVEMEKIEIKDEPAGEDCVECGHGMVFKMGRYGKFMACSNFPDCRNTKPIVKEIGVKCPKCKEGNIIERKSKKRRLFYGCDTYPGCDFISWDKPLPRSCPKCEGTLVEKKLKKGVQVQCMECDFKEMPQA, encoded by the coding sequence ATGTCAGAATACTTAGTGATTGTGGAATCGCCCGCAAAGGCGAAAACAATAGAACGTTACTTGGGAAAAAAATATAAAGTAAAGGCTTCCATGGGGCATGTTCGAGATTTGCCTAAAAGTCAAATGGGTGTCGATGTTGAACGTGAATATGAACCTAAATATATAACTATCCGCGGCAAAGGCCCGGTTTTAAAAGAATTGAAAACCGCTGCGAAAAAAGCGAAAAAAATCTATCTCGCGGCTGACCCCGACAGGGAAGGGGAAGCCATTGCCTGGCATTTGGCCCACAGTCTTGATGTTGACGTTAACTCGGATTGCCGAGTGGTATTCAACGAGATCACGAAAGAGGCTATCAAAGAATCATTTAAATCACCGAGGCCAATAAATATGAAATTGGTTGATGCCCAGCAGGCAAGAAGGGTCTTGGATCGTTTAGTCGGATACAATATAAGCCCGCTTTTGTGGAAAAAGGTGAAAAAAGGCTTAAGCGCGGGACGGGTCCAATCGGTTGCTGTACGGATGATCATTGACCGGGAGAAGGAGATCAAAGATTTTATCCCGGAAGAGTATTGGACAATCAAGGCTGATTTTGTAAAAGGAAAAGAACAGTTTGAAGGTTCCTTCTTCAGTCTAGGCGGCGAGAAGAAGGAATTAAATACCGAAGAGGACGTCAAAAAAGTCCTCGCTTCTTTAAATGGCGGCGAATTTACGATAGGAGCCGTGGCTAAAAAGGAAAGAAGACGCAATCCAGCTGCCCCTTTTACAACTTCTTCCCTGCAACAGGAAGCGGCACGTAAATTGAATTTCCGTGCAAAGAAAACCATGATGCTTGCTCAGCAGCTTTATGAAGGAATCGAGCTCGGCAAGGAAGGTACAGTCGGGTTAATCACTTATATGAGAACCGATTCAACCCGGATTTCCGATGTTGCGAAAGAGGAAGTCCATACCTTCATTCAAAATAATTATGGTAAAGATTATGTACAGGCTGAACAGCGCAAGGAGAAAAAACAAACTAATGCCCAGGATGCCCATGAAGCAGTCAGGCCAACAAGCACATTACGTGAACCGGGTGTAGTCAAGGAGTTCTTATCCAGAGATCAATTCCGTCTTTATAAATTGATATGGGAACGATTCGTTTCTAGTCAAATGTCTTCGGCGGTCATGGATACGATGAGCATCGACCTGCATAACGGGGATGTCATCTTCAGGGCAAATGGTTCAAAAATTAAATTTCCGGGTTTCATGAAGGTATATGTTGAAGGGTCCGATGACTCGGTGGAAGAAAAGGAAAATGCACTTCCGGATGTAAAAGAAGGAGATCAATTCTTTTCAAAAGATATCGAGCCGAAGCAGCATTTCACACAGCCTCCGCCCCGATATACTGAAGCCCGTCTTGTCAAAACCCTAGAGGAACTGGGAATAGGCCGTCCTTCTACATATGCGCCTACCTTGGATACGATTCAAAAACGGGGCTATGTTACCTTGGATAATAAACGGTTCATCCCGACAGAGCTTGGTGAGATCGTTCTTGAATTGATACGCGAATTCTTCCCGGATATTCTTGATGCAGAGTTCACTGCCAAGATGGAACAGGAATTCGACAGCGTCGAGGAAGGCAGTATCGAATGGATAAAGGTCATTGATGAATTTTATAAAGAATTTGCAGTTCATCTGGCCAAAGCCGAAGTCGAGATGGAAAAAATTGAAATCAAAGATGAACCTGCTGGTGAAGATTGTGTGGAATGCGGACATGGGATGGTCTTTAAGATGGGGCGTTATGGAAAATTCATGGCATGCAGTAATTTCCCGGATTGCCGTAACACAAAGCCAATCGTTAAAGAGATCGGTGTCAAATGCCCAAAATGTAAAGAAGGAAACATCATTGAAAGGAAAAGTAAAAAACGCCGCCTATTTTACGGATGCGATACTTACCCTGGATGTGACTTTATATCCTGGGATAAACCGCTGCCGCGGAGCTGTCCAAAATGTGAAGGTACACTTGTTGAGAAAAAACTCAAAAAAGGCGTCCAGGTCCAGTGCATGGAATGTGATTTCAAAGAAATGCCCCAGGCATAG
- a CDS encoding YlqD family protein produces the protein MKILQNVIVNQVLTESSKNQLLEKYKSKRLQLQKESEQLRFELKKLEKTRTLQPASLRAHFEKEINQRQEKIKLLEFQMEQLEILPAGSELKEREVQSIIDVEIGADWDEIMATKTIVIKDGIVSEIR, from the coding sequence ATGAAAATTCTCCAAAATGTAATCGTTAACCAAGTATTAACGGAATCCAGCAAGAATCAGCTCCTCGAGAAATACAAGTCAAAACGCCTTCAGCTTCAAAAAGAGAGTGAACAGCTTCGCTTTGAACTGAAAAAACTTGAAAAAACAAGAACTCTCCAACCTGCTAGTCTCCGTGCTCATTTTGAAAAAGAAATAAACCAGAGGCAAGAAAAAATTAAACTGCTTGAATTTCAAATGGAGCAGTTGGAGATCCTTCCCGCAGGTAGTGAATTGAAGGAACGGGAAGTTCAAAGTATCATTGATGTGGAAATTGGGGCAGATTGGGACGAAATTATGGCAACGAAGACCATTGTCATTAAAGATGGAATCGTCTCGGAAATTCGTTAG
- the trmD gene encoding tRNA (guanosine(37)-N1)-methyltransferase TrmD: MKIDVLSLFPEMFEGVFGSSILKKAAEKQAVSYKVTNFRDYADNKHSTVDDYPYGGGAGMVLKAQPIFDAVEALKGQGELTPRVVLLCPQGERYTQKKAEELAGEEHLIFICGHYEGYDERIREHVVTDEISIGDFVLTGGELGAMVIIDSVVRLLPGVLGNVDSPILDSYSSGLLEHPHYTRPADFRGMKVPDPLISGNHKKIDEWRMKESLRRTWIRRPDLLDSYELSEVEKKLLSEIKKED, encoded by the coding sequence ATGAAAATCGATGTGCTTTCGCTTTTTCCAGAAATGTTCGAAGGGGTATTTGGTTCGTCAATCTTAAAAAAGGCTGCGGAAAAGCAGGCTGTCAGCTACAAGGTGACCAACTTTCGAGATTATGCAGATAATAAACATTCGACGGTAGACGATTATCCGTACGGCGGCGGTGCCGGAATGGTATTGAAGGCACAACCGATCTTTGATGCTGTGGAGGCTCTAAAAGGGCAAGGTGAGCTAACCCCAAGGGTAGTCCTGCTTTGTCCCCAGGGAGAGCGTTACACGCAGAAAAAAGCCGAAGAGCTTGCTGGAGAGGAACATCTCATTTTCATTTGCGGGCATTATGAAGGGTATGATGAGCGCATCCGGGAGCATGTCGTCACTGATGAAATATCGATTGGTGACTTTGTGCTTACAGGAGGGGAATTGGGTGCAATGGTCATTATTGACAGCGTTGTGCGCTTGCTTCCTGGCGTTCTGGGAAATGTTGACTCCCCGATTCTTGATTCCTATTCTTCTGGTTTGTTAGAGCATCCCCATTATACTAGGCCTGCAGATTTCCGGGGGATGAAAGTTCCCGATCCGCTAATATCCGGGAATCATAAAAAAATCGATGAATGGCGGATGAAGGAATCTCTGCGCAGAACTTGGATTCGACGTCCGGATTTGCTCGATAGTTATGAACTATCGGAAGTTGAAAAAAAATTATTATCCGAGATTAAAAAAGAAGACTGA
- the ylqF gene encoding ribosome biogenesis GTPase YlqF: MTIQWFPGHMAKARREVTEKLKLIDIIFELVDARIPASSRNPMIDEIIQHKPRVILLNKADMADPVKTNMWLEHYKSQGKTAIAINSQAGNGLNQITAAAKKLLKEKYERMESRGIKPRAIRAMIVGIPNVGKSTLINRLAKKNIAKTGNTPGVTKAQQWIKVGKELELLDTPGILWPKFEDQEVGLKLALTGAIKDTILNLHEVSLYGLRFLEKEYPDRMKSRYNLDVIPQETLELFDAVGKFRGCLASGGFIDYDKTAELVVREIRSEKMGPLTFEVPLDYEEVDIPD, translated from the coding sequence TTGACAATACAGTGGTTCCCTGGCCATATGGCCAAAGCAAGACGGGAAGTAACAGAGAAATTAAAACTGATCGACATCATCTTTGAACTTGTGGATGCCCGGATTCCGGCGTCTTCACGAAATCCGATGATCGATGAAATCATACAGCATAAACCGAGGGTTATCCTTTTGAATAAAGCTGATATGGCCGATCCGGTTAAAACCAATATGTGGCTTGAGCATTATAAATCGCAGGGGAAAACGGCGATTGCCATTAATTCGCAGGCAGGAAACGGTTTAAACCAGATTACGGCCGCTGCCAAAAAACTTTTAAAAGAGAAGTATGAGCGGATGGAATCAAGAGGAATAAAGCCGAGAGCGATCCGTGCCATGATAGTAGGCATTCCGAACGTGGGGAAATCGACACTGATCAATCGACTTGCCAAAAAGAACATTGCCAAGACAGGGAATACTCCTGGCGTCACGAAAGCGCAGCAATGGATAAAAGTTGGTAAGGAATTGGAATTGCTGGATACGCCGGGGATTCTCTGGCCGAAATTCGAGGATCAAGAAGTTGGTTTGAAGCTTGCATTGACAGGTGCGATCAAGGATACGATTTTAAACTTGCACGAAGTCTCTTTATACGGTCTCCGCTTTTTGGAAAAAGAATATCCGGATAGAATGAAATCCCGTTATAACCTGGATGTAATTCCGCAGGAAACGCTCGAATTGTTCGATGCGGTCGGAAAGTTCAGGGGCTGTTTGGCTTCTGGGGGCTTCATCGATTATGATAAAACCGCAGAGTTGGTCGTACGTGAAATCCGTTCTGAAAAGATGGGCCCGCTTACGTTTGAGGTCCCGTTGGATTATGAAGAGGTTGATATCCCCGATTAA
- a CDS encoding ribonuclease HII has translation MTAMSIKEISLKLMTIREPEDSFLQECREDGRKGVTDLVSKWQRAYEKEQQVRDAFTEMTEFERQLRKQGFSILAGIDEVGRGPLAGPVVTSAVILPESFYLPGLNDSKKIPESKRERFYEMIFKEALSIGVGVVHSEVIDEINIYQATKKAMVAAVNDLSELPDHLLIDAMELDVPIPQLSLIKGDARSISISAASIIAKVTRDRMMKEYGEKYPEYGFEKHMGYGTSQHLEALRTHGLTPWHRRSFAPVKEIAARTKG, from the coding sequence ATAACTGCAATGAGCATTAAGGAAATCTCCTTAAAGTTAATGACTATAAGAGAGCCCGAAGATTCATTTTTACAAGAATGCCGGGAGGACGGAAGAAAGGGTGTAACCGACTTAGTAAGCAAATGGCAAAGAGCTTATGAAAAAGAACAACAGGTAAGGGATGCATTCACGGAAATGACGGAGTTTGAACGGCAATTGCGAAAACAGGGGTTTTCCATTCTGGCCGGTATCGATGAAGTTGGAAGAGGACCGCTCGCAGGACCAGTTGTGACGAGTGCAGTCATCTTGCCTGAATCTTTTTACTTACCAGGTCTTAATGATTCTAAAAAAATTCCAGAGTCAAAAAGGGAACGGTTTTATGAGATGATTTTTAAGGAAGCACTATCCATAGGTGTGGGTGTTGTACATAGCGAAGTTATTGATGAAATCAATATATATCAAGCCACGAAAAAGGCAATGGTGGCCGCAGTGAACGATTTGTCAGAACTTCCTGATCATTTGTTGATCGATGCGATGGAACTGGATGTGCCGATTCCGCAGCTTTCACTCATAAAGGGGGACGCAAGAAGCATTAGCATCTCTGCGGCCTCCATAATAGCAAAAGTGACCCGTGATAGGATGATGAAGGAATATGGTGAAAAATATCCGGAATATGGTTTCGAAAAGCACATGGGCTACGGGACTAGCCAACATTTAGAAGCACTCCGCACACATGGGCTTACACCTTGGCATAGAAGAAGTTTTGCACCAGTTAAGGAAATCGCTGCACGAACGAAGGGCTAG
- the lepB gene encoding signal peptidase I, with protein sequence MAKKKNELWEWTKAVIIAVIAATLIRYFLLAPIVVDGNSMMPTLKDTDRMIVNKISYSIGEPKRFDIIVFEAPEGKDYIKRVIGLPGEKVEYRDDTLYVNGKAYDEPYLDEYKEQLIDGGDLTEPFTLSDVIEQGTVPEDTLFVLGDNRRFSKDSRHIGVGVVPYDKVLGKTKLVYWPIEDFRLAE encoded by the coding sequence ATGGCGAAAAAGAAAAATGAATTGTGGGAATGGACGAAGGCGGTCATAATCGCGGTTATAGCGGCGACGCTGATTCGTTATTTCCTCCTGGCTCCTATTGTTGTGGACGGTAATTCCATGATGCCGACATTAAAGGATACGGACCGCATGATCGTTAATAAAATCTCCTATTCGATCGGCGAACCGAAAAGATTTGACATTATCGTTTTCGAAGCTCCAGAAGGCAAAGATTACATAAAGCGGGTCATCGGATTGCCAGGGGAAAAAGTGGAATATAGAGATGATACTCTTTACGTGAATGGAAAAGCTTATGATGAGCCATACTTGGATGAATATAAAGAACAATTGATTGATGGCGGGGATTTGACGGAGCCTTTTACATTGAGCGATGTCATAGAACAAGGAACGGTACCTGAAGACACCCTATTCGTCCTAGGGGATAATCGCCGTTTTAGTAAGGATAGCCGCCATATTGGCGTGGGTGTCGTTCCTTACGATAAAGTGTTAGGAAAAACTAAATTAGTTTATTGGCCAATTGAAGACTTTCGGTTGGCGGAATAG
- the rpsP gene encoding 30S ribosomal protein S16 yields MAVKIRLKRMGAKKSPFYRIVVADSRSPRDGRYIEVVGTYNPVSQPAKVEINEELALKWLQDGAKPSDTVRNLFSTQGIMEKFHVAKNSK; encoded by the coding sequence ATGGCAGTAAAAATTCGCTTAAAACGTATGGGAGCTAAAAAATCTCCTTTCTATCGTATTGTAGTTGCAGATTCTCGTTCACCACGTGACGGACGTTACATTGAAGTGGTAGGAACTTATAACCCGGTGTCTCAACCAGCTAAAGTTGAAATCAACGAAGAGCTTGCTCTTAAATGGTTACAAGATGGAGCTAAACCATCTGATACAGTTCGTAACTTATTCTCTACACAAGGCATCATGGAAAAATTCCATGTTGCAAAAAACAGCAAGTAA
- the rplS gene encoding 50S ribosomal protein L19 — MQNLINEITKEQLRSDLPSFRPGDTVRVHVKVIEGTRERIQLFEGVVIKRRGGGVSETFTVRKISYGVGVERAFPVHTPKIAKLEVIRHGKVRRAKLYYLRELRGKKARIKEIRR; from the coding sequence ATGCAAAATCTTATTAACGAAATCACAAAAGAACAACTTCGCTCAGATCTTCCATCATTCAGACCTGGTGACACAGTACGTGTACACGTAAAGGTTATTGAAGGAACTCGCGAACGTATCCAGTTGTTTGAAGGCGTTGTAATCAAACGTCGTGGCGGCGGAGTTAGTGAAACTTTCACAGTGCGTAAGATCTCTTACGGCGTTGGAGTAGAACGTGCTTTCCCTGTTCACACACCAAAAATTGCGAAACTAGAAGTTATCCGTCACGGTAAAGTACGTCGTGCGAAACTTTATTACCTACGCGAACTTCGTGGTAAAAAAGCACGTATTAAAGAAATTCGTCGTTAA
- a CDS encoding KH domain-containing protein, whose product MKALIETIVSALVDYPEEVIVSSKEESDRIVYTLSVHKEDMGKVIGKQGRVAKAIRTVVYAAGSSQQKKIYLEISE is encoded by the coding sequence ATGAAAGCACTGATTGAAACGATTGTTTCAGCACTTGTGGATTATCCGGAAGAGGTCATCGTGAGCTCCAAGGAAGAGTCCGACCGGATTGTTTATACCCTCTCCGTTCATAAAGAGGACATGGGCAAGGTGATCGGTAAACAAGGGCGTGTTGCTAAGGCGATTCGGACTGTGGTATATGCAGCAGGATCTTCACAGCAGAAGAAAATCTATTTGGAGATTTCCGAATAA
- the sucC gene encoding ADP-forming succinate--CoA ligase subunit beta produces MNIHEYQGKEILRQYGVSVPNGRVAFTVDEAVEAAKELGTEVVVVKAQIHAGGRGKAGGVKVAKNLDEARTYAEEILGKTLVTHQTGPAGKEVKRLLIEEGCDITKEYYIGLVLDRATNSVVLMASEEGGTEIEEVAEKTPEKIFKEVIDPVVGLTGFQARRIAFNINIPASLINKASKLMVNLYTAFVEKDCSIAEINPLVVTGDGNVMALDAKLNFDDNAIYRQKDIAEFRDLDEEDAKEIEASKHGLSYISLDGNIGCMVNGAGLAMATMDIIKHYMGDPANFLDVGGGATEEKVKEAFKIILSDKNVKGIFVNIFGGIMKCDIIATGVVAAAKELGLDVPLVVRLEGTNVDLGKKILKESGLNITAAESMADGAQKIVSLVG; encoded by the coding sequence ATGAATATCCATGAGTATCAGGGGAAAGAGATATTGCGACAATACGGGGTATCCGTTCCAAATGGCCGGGTTGCCTTTACTGTTGATGAAGCAGTGGAAGCAGCGAAGGAGTTAGGTACGGAAGTTGTTGTCGTAAAAGCTCAAATTCATGCGGGCGGCCGCGGGAAAGCCGGCGGAGTCAAGGTAGCGAAGAATCTTGATGAAGCACGTACATATGCAGAAGAGATTCTTGGCAAGACGTTGGTGACCCATCAAACAGGACCTGCAGGCAAGGAAGTTAAGCGTTTACTTATTGAAGAGGGCTGCGACATTACGAAAGAGTATTATATCGGGCTGGTCCTTGACCGTGCTACGAACAGTGTCGTGTTGATGGCTTCCGAAGAAGGCGGAACGGAAATTGAGGAAGTGGCAGAAAAGACGCCAGAGAAAATTTTCAAAGAAGTAATCGATCCGGTTGTCGGCCTGACTGGCTTCCAAGCACGGAGAATTGCTTTCAATATAAATATTCCGGCTTCACTAATAAATAAAGCTTCCAAGCTGATGGTTAACTTATATACTGCTTTCGTTGAAAAAGATTGCTCTATCGCAGAAATCAACCCATTAGTGGTTACGGGCGACGGCAATGTAATGGCACTTGATGCTAAGTTGAATTTTGATGATAATGCGATTTACCGCCAAAAAGACATCGCGGAATTCCGTGATTTGGATGAAGAGGATGCAAAAGAGATTGAAGCATCGAAACATGGCCTTAGTTACATATCGCTTGACGGAAATATCGGATGCATGGTAAATGGTGCCGGGCTTGCTATGGCAACGATGGACATCATTAAACATTATATGGGAGATCCGGCTAACTTCCTTGACGTTGGTGGCGGCGCCACTGAGGAAAAAGTGAAAGAAGCTTTCAAAATCATCCTTTCCGATAAAAATGTTAAAGGCATCTTCGTTAATATCTTCGGAGGAATCATGAAATGTGACATCATCGCAACAGGCGTCGTGGCTGCTGCTAAAGAGCTTGGTCTTGATGTCCCTCTTGTTGTTCGTCTTGAAGGAACGAATGTGGACCTTGGCAAAAAGATTCTAAAAGAGTCAGGTTTAAATATTACGGCTGCTGAATCAATGGCTGATGGAGCGCAAAAAATAGTATCACTTGTAGGATAA